GTATTTTGGTTGCCGTCTGTTCGGGGATTCGAGTCTCCATCGGTTACAACCAGCCGGGCTGGAGTTGGTGCACCGCGCTTGGGGGACTATGGCTCGTCATTTCGCCCTGTGCGCTCGGCTTCATAAATACCACGGCAATGTGGAGCAATATCGTTGTGGGCGTGGTCGTGGCGCTTCTCAGTTGGAGAGCGGCCAGGACCAGCGGAGCACAAACGGCAACCACCTC
This genomic stretch from Verrucomicrobiia bacterium harbors:
- a CDS encoding SPW repeat protein, whose translation is MNVAAAKSLVSTPDTEAGINMILGLFIIVSPYLLFFRDLLPAVLNNAAVGILVAVCSGIRVSIGYNQPGWSWCTALGGLWLVISPCALGFINTTAMWSNIVVGVVVALLSWRAARTSGAQTATTSQT